In Quercus robur chromosome 10, dhQueRobu3.1, whole genome shotgun sequence, a genomic segment contains:
- the LOC126703793 gene encoding uncharacterized protein LOC126703793: MLENCPKDFNSFTIRNMLLDANARVERVNNPSESTKTTQSRKKWWKNLLKHLKYRGNWVEGNRGYIMVVATVITTITFQQAASPPGGVWPQSGNVTQYIDRFASSGYNIKVDVGMSVVGSIDTLYYFYFIIFNAISFIALVIVTFLLISGFPVKNKICMGLLTIALCTTLAFLVITYITAVSMVTPISLFDLKYKELSSTQIWVLGSSVVVISLVFLLHLIRFLVWLGWIFGWDGSIPTKQENGLSEAKKPKKSPQPNYPEPIFVY; the protein is encoded by the coding sequence ATGTTGGAGAATTGTCCAAAAGATTTCAATAGCTTTACCATTCGCAACATGTTATTGGATGCCAATGCTAGGGTTGAAAGAGTGAATAATCCAAGTgaatcaacaaaaacaacacaatCAAGGAAGAAATGGTGGAAGAATTTGTTGAAACACTTGAAATACCGAGGTAATTGGGTAGAAGGGAATCGTGGCTATATAATGGTAGTGGCTACTGTGATTACAACTATCACTTTCCAACAGGCAGCTAGCCCCCCAGGCGGTGTTTGGCCACAAAGTGGAAATGTTACTCAGTATATTGATCGTTTTGCATCTTCTGGTTATAACATCAAAGTTGATGTTGGAATGTCAGTTGTAGGTTCCATCGACACGTTGTACTACTTCTATTTCATAATATTCAACGCTATCTCTTTTATTGCATTAGTCATTGTCACCTTCTTACTAATTAGTGGATTCCCGGTCAAGAATAAGATTTGTATGGGCCTCTTGACAATAGCTCTATGTACCACTCTCGCATTCCTGGTAATTACCTATATAACTGCAGTCTCCATGGTGACCCCGATCTCACTATTCGATTTGAAATATAAGGAGCTCTCTAGTACACAAATATGGGTTCTGGGTAGTTCGGTTGTGGTgatttctttggtttttttgctTCACTTAATCCGTTTTCTTGTTTGGTTGGGATGGATCTTTGGTTGGGATGGATCCATCCCAACCAAACAAGAAAACGGATTAAGTGAagcaaaaaaaccaaagaaatcACCACAACCGAACTACCCAGAACCCATATTTGTGTACTAG